The genomic DNA ATGTTTTCCGAAAATAATGAAAAAATGCGTGCTTTTGGAGAAAAATGCGTGGAGCTGAGCAATTTTTTGCATGAAATTGGGTTTGTGCCAGAACTGCGCACCACGCCACTCAAGGCCACCTATCACGATTGTTGTGCTGGTTTGCGCGAAATGGGGATTAAAACCGTGCCACGTGATTTTTTGCGCCGTGCCGGTGTGGAACTCGTAGAAATGTCTGATTGTGAAGAATGCTGCGGTTTTGGCGGTGCATTCGCAACTAAATTTGACGGAATTTCCACCGCTATGGCTGAACGCAAGTGCCGCCACATTGCAACTGTCGGTGTTGATACCGTGATTATGGGTGATTTGGGTTGTATCTTACACATTGGCGGACGCTTAGCGCGCGAAGGCAGCAATACTCGCGCATTACATTGGGCTGAAGCTTTAGTTAACGATTAGTTATGCACGACACGCCCATTCAATTTCATCGTCATATCAAGAAAGCACTAAAAGACGACAACTTGCGATCTAATTTGGCTTCTGTGCGCGATAAATTTACTAGTCATCGTGCCGCTAGTGTTGCTGCCTATAATGTTCAAGGCGATTTTGAATCCTTGCGCGAGCAAGGGCGACACATTCGCAATGAAAGCATTCGTGACATGCCACAGTTGCTACAACAGTTTGAACAAAATGCCGAAGCTGCCGGAGCTGTCGTATTGTGGGCCAAAGACATCGCTGGTGCTCAACGACTTATTACTGCTATTGCCAAACGGCATGAAGTTAAAATAGCAACGAAATCCAAAAGTATGGCGTCAGAAGAGGTGCAATTAAATACCGCTTTACAAGAAGCCGGTGTGGAAGCTGTGGAAACCGATTTGGGTGAATTTATTATCCAATTAGACAATGACACGCCGTCACACATTATTGCACCGGTCATGCATAAGCGGCGCGACGAAGTAGCGGCAATTTTTGATGGCAAAATCCCCTGTGATGGTGATGATATTGACGCGCTTACTCGTGCGGCTCGCGTTCATTTACGCAAAAAATTTATCACTGCCGATATGGGAATTAGTGGTGCTAATTTTCTCATTGCCGACACCGGCTCGGCGCTTATCGTCACCAACGAAGGCAATGGCCGAATGGTGACGACATTACCGCGAGTGCGTGTTACGCTTGCTGGTATTGATAAAATTATCCCACGTTGGAATGATTTGCCAGCCATGCTTAATTTGCTTACTCGCTCTGCTACTGGTCAGCATTTGACTAACTATGTCAGTATTACTACCGGTTGCCAACGAGAGGGAAGAGACGCCAAGAATGCCTACATTATTTTGCTAGATAACGGCCGCAGTGCATTGCGCCGAAGCGACTGCCGTGACATGCTGCGTTGCATTCGTTGTGGAGCTTGCATGAATCACTGTCCGGTTTATCACACTATCGGCGGTCATGCCTATGGCTCGGTTTATATGGGACCCATGGGACAGGTGCTCACGCCCTCGCTTGCGGGCTTGGAAAATACTCTGGATTTGCCACATGCTGCGACCATGTGTTCGGCTTGCGCAGTTGTTTGTCCAGTCAAAATACCGCTTCCCGATCTCATGCGGCGTTTGCGTGCTCGGCAAGTGGACAAAACTTTACGACCATTTAAAGAACGCTTTTTTATCAAATTATGGGCGTTTTGTGCTCGTCGCCCACGATTGTACGCGCTGGCCGCTGTCGTGTTGTGTCGCTTGTTGGCGATTGCTGGCGGCAGTAGTGGTTGGCTTCGCCGCCTGCCGTTGAGTAGCAATTGGTTTAACGGTCGCGACTTAGCTGCGCCAACAGGAAAAACTTTCAGGGCCATGCGCAAGGACTTAGGATTATGAAAAATATTGTTGTATTAGATGCTGCTACCATGCGCGGCGATTTGTTACGTCCGACTTTTTCCCATTGTTGGACATCTTACGAACTCACTCGTACGGAGGAAGAAGCTGTTGCTCGAACGAAAGATGCACATATTCTCATTACCAACAAAGTAAAAATAAGCGCTGATGTCATTGCCGCCGCCGGACAATTAGAGCTTATCGCTGTTGCCGCTACCGGTGTAGATATTGTGGATTTAGATGCTTGTCGAGCTCGTCGCGTGATGGTTTGTAATGTTCGCAATTATGCTACTCGTAGCGTGGCAGAACATGTACTGGCATTGATTTTCTCTCTTGCTCGTGGCGTTACCGAGCATCATTGCCGCACAATGGCTGGAGAATGGGTAGCCAGCAATGTATTCTCACCTAACATGGGTGCTATTTTTTCCGTAAAAAATATGCAATTGGGTATTGTTGGGGCAGGCACACTGGGGCGAGCAACAGCGGAACTTGCTGAAAGTGTGGGCATGCGGATAGTGTATGCATATCGTAATAGTAATGCCAACCAACGCGAAAAAAAAGACGGCTTGCAACGTCTATTGCTGCCGGAATTACTTGCCGAAAGCGATGTGGTGTCACTGCATTGTCCGCTCACACCACAGACGCATGGTTTGATTGGCGCAAAAGAATTGGCCCTGATGAAACCTACGGCGTTGTTAATTAATACCGCTCGAGGGGCGTTGGTTGAATCGCAAGCACTGGTGGACGCTTTAAACAGCGGTCAATTAGGTGGTGCTGGTATTGACGTGTTGAGTCAAGAACCGCCGTCAAATGAACCATTACTAAGCTGTCATCATCCACGGTTGCTTATCACGCCTCACGTTGGCTGGGCGAGCACAGAGGCACTGCGTACATTTCACCAACAACTAGCGGAAAATCTGGAATGCTTTCATGCCGGAAAACCACAACATGTGGTGACATGACGGCGCAATTCAAAGATGATCGCGATGCGGTGTTGGCAGAGCTAGCATCTGTCGTTGATGTCGTTATTACTCCAGTGTTGGAAGTCGCTGTCGTCGCCGCACCGGATAGGGAATCATTAATTTCGCAATTTATTGCCGCCGCCGAAGACAATGCTGCAATTGTGTCGCGAGCACAAAAAAAAACATTGCCAACAGTAGTGGCCGATTATTTGCGTGCTAGGCAATTGCCGCCGACCATTGTTTGCACAGATGATTGGATAAATATTGACTGGAAGGTGGCGGGAATTGACGCACAATACCGTGCGCCAGTTAGTGAAGATACTTGTGGTGTGAGCGGTGTTAAAGCCGCCGCCGCCGATAGTGGCGCCATGCTTGTCACCGGCAACACCCCGCACGAACTCACCGTTAGTTTACTGCCACCGTATCACATTGCTATTGTGAATGAAGCGGTTATTGTGCCGACGACAGCCGATGTGCTCGCACCACTGGCCGCTGCCCCACCGCACACAATCGCCCTGTTTTGCGGTCCTTCTCGCACGGCGGATATAGAACAAACCCTTACTATCGGCGCACACGGTCCCGTTGCTGTGCATGTGATTATAATCAGCGAGAATATTTAATTTATTTAAAAGAAAGACGCCGCTATGCAATATCGTAATTTGGGAAATACCAACACGCGCGTTAGTGTCATTTGTTTGGGCACCATGACTTATGGTGAGCAAAATACTGAAGCCGAGGCTCATGTGCAGTTGGATTATGCGTTGGATAATGGCGTGAATTTTATTGACACCGCTGAAATATACGCTGTGCCTATGCGCGAAGAAACATATGGACTTAGTGAGACTTATATAGGCAATTGGCTGGCTAAGCGCAAAAAGCGTGATGATGTTGTCATCGCTACCAAAGTTGCGGGACCGTTTGGTGCGCCTCAGCCCAACATGCCGCCGCCGATGCAGTGGATACGCGGCGGTCAGACACGGTTGGATGCCAAAAACATTAAGAACGCTTTGGATGATTCACTCCGACGTTTACAAACTGATTATGTGGATTTGTACCAACTACACTGGCCCGACCGCAACACTAACTACTTTGGCACACTAAATTATCGTCATAATGATGAAGAGCTAATGACGCCATTAAAGGAAACACTATCCGCTTTGCAAGCTGCCGTACAAGCAGGTAAGGTGCGTTACATAGGGTTGTCCAACGAAACACCATGGGGCGTGGCTGAATGTTTGCGTTTGGCACGCGAAGCGGGGCTGCCGCGGGTTGTGTCAGTGCAAAACCCCTACAACTTGCTTAATCGCACCTATGAAATTGGTATGGCTGAAATATCAGCACGCGAGCAATGCGGTTTGTTACCATATTCTCCACTGGCATTTGGTGTGCTGAGCGGCAAGTATTTGGATAGCCAGCGTCCTTCAGGCGCGCGTCTGACACTTTTCACGAATTACAACCGCTATATCAGCGACGTCGGTATTGCTGCTACCGAAGATCTCGTTGCGCTGGCTCGGCGCCATAACGTTGACGCTGCTCAAATGGCTATCGCTTTTACTATCCAGCAACCATTTGTCACTAGCTCTATTATCGGCGCTACTACATTGGCTCAACTCAAAAGTAATATTGCCGCCGCGGACTTAACTTTAGATGATGTATGGATGAAAGAGTTGAATGAACTGTGCGAAAAACATTGTAATCCATGCCCGTAAAAATTCATTACACATAAAAAACAAAAGATAAAAGGATGGCAAAAAAACGAACCGGATTTTTTAAAGGCGCTTACGAACTGGTCACGCCACAAGAAAATCGGCTGCATTATGACAATTGGGCGCAGACGTATGATGATGACATGGTTACCTACAGCTATGTTGCTCCCGAACGGGTGGCGGCGATGCTGGAACGTGAGATTAAGGGTGGTGACATTATTGACACTGGTTGCGGAGCGGGACTGTCCGGTCAAGCTCTGTGGCAACACGGTGATTACACGTTGGACGGTATTGATTTACCAACGGAGATACTGACACAAGCCAATGAAAAAGGCGCTTGTCGGCGGTTATGGTCGGCAAATTTACTGGCGAGGTTGGATATTGCCGATAATACTTACGACGGCAGTCTCAGTGTTGGTGTGTTTACTATCGGTCACATTGGTCCGGCAGGGCTTGCGGAATTTTTTCGCATAGTCAAGCCCGGTGGTATTATCGTGTTTACTGTTAATGAACTGGTTTATGAAAAAGAAGAGTATCCTACTAAGTTAAAAGAGTGGGAGGCGAGACAAAAAATAACCTTGTTAGAATCTAAAAAAGATGATTATGTTGTGGAATTAGGTGTCGGCGGTTTTCATCCTGCTATGCGAGTGATTGCATAATTAATATTGAATACCATCAATAACGCTGATAATATTTTAGAATTGCCGCTGCCGCCGCTGTTGGCGGTGCCATTGCCGACGAACCGCCCGCGGTTGGAAATTGAAATTGGCGATGTTGTATGTGCCGGCCAGACAATAGCCGTAAGTGATGCTGGTGCCGATGTGTTGTCGCCGGTCACTGGGATTGTCGGCGTGCCGGTTATTCGTCGGCTGGCGTCGCCGATTCATGAAACCGCGTTGTGTCTGCCGCTAACAACAGAAAACGTGAGGAAGTTGCCGCCGGCTGTCGTTGTTTTGTCTCCAGACATTCAAGTGACATTAAAAAAGGCTGGCGTTGTCGGGCTTGGAGGTGGTGCCTTTCCAGCGTGGCGTAAATATCGTCCGCAAATCAAACAGCTTATTATTAACGCGGTGGAAAGTGATACCCACATCTGCTGTGACCGAGCGTTGCTTGCTGTCCACCGGCAAACGCTGGCTGTCACTGTTGCCCGCATTGCTTACGCGTTGAGTGTGCCCGCTGCTATTATCGCACTGCGCCACGATGCGCCTGACATTTCTCCAGTGGAGGGAGTTAATATTTGCCGCATTCCTACAGGATATGCGCTGGGAAATGAACGATTGCTTGTGCGTCATTTGCTGGACACAGTTATTCCATCTCATGAAACACTCGCTGATCACGGTATTATGTGTTTTAACATTGGCACCGCATTAGCGATAGACGATGCACTTACAAACAGTAAGCCGATGCTTGGGCGAGTGCTAACGGTACGTCGTCCTGATGGTGATGTAATTAATTTGCGCGTTCCTTTTGGTGTTTCCATCAGAGATGTGGCGACTTTTGCCAATGTGCGTACAGCAATGGCGCATATCGGCGGGCGGGATGCCCGTGCTGCGATGCCTGCTGACGCTGTAATTCACGCGAAGACTAACATAATAAATTTCTGCCAGACTGCACAAGATACACCGCTGCCTTGTATTCGCTGTGGTGATTGTTTGCCGGTATGCCCAGAAAATTTATCACCGTTGCATTTATATGCCGACTGGCGAGACGGCGATTTCGCCCGCATGGAAAAACGACAGCTGGACGCTTGTCTGCTCTGTCGTCGTTGTGATGACGTGTGTCCGAGTAACATCTCACTGACAAATGCATTTGCTACCGCACAGCATCATGTTGCTGTTGCACGAGAAAAAAATGTGCAAACCAAACAGTGGCAAACGCGTTACGAACGTCATCAACAGCGTTTGGACGTTCCTCGCCAGTTTGCTGGCGTGAACGCTGCTGCCCGTGCTGCCCAAGCCATGAACCGTGTTGCCAAGGCAAAACGCGCCACCGCCACAACGCATAAATAGTGATATCAAAATCATGGCGCGATGATTAAGTTAAAATGTCACAAAGGAGCAAGGTATGGCGGGACATAGTAAATGGGCAAATATTAAGCATCGCAAAGAGCGTATGGATTCTAAACGGGGAAAAACATTTTCTCGTCTTGT from Candidatus Persebacteraceae bacterium Df01 includes the following:
- a CDS encoding glycerate dehydrogenase, which produces MKNIVVLDAATMRGDLLRPTFSHCWTSYELTRTEEEAVARTKDAHILITNKVKISADVIAAAGQLELIAVAATGVDIVDLDACRARRVMVCNVRNYATRSVAEHVLALIFSLARGVTEHHCRTMAGEWVASNVFSPNMGAIFSVKNMQLGIVGAGTLGRATAELAESVGMRIVYAYRNSNANQREKKDGLQRLLLPELLAESDVVSLHCPLTPQTHGLIGAKELALMKPTALLINTARGALVESQALVDALNSGQLGGAGIDVLSQEPPSNEPLLSCHHPRLLITPHVGWASTEALRTFHQQLAENLECFHAGKPQHVVT
- a CDS encoding (Fe-S)-binding protein, whose product is MFSENNEKMRAFGEKCVELSNFLHEIGFVPELRTTPLKATYHDCCAGLREMGIKTVPRDFLRRAGVELVEMSDCEECCGFGGAFATKFDGISTAMAERKCRHIATVGVDTVIMGDLGCILHIGGRLAREGSNTRALHWAEALVND
- a CDS encoding NADP(H)-dependent aldo-keto reductase; amino-acid sequence: MQYRNLGNTNTRVSVICLGTMTYGEQNTEAEAHVQLDYALDNGVNFIDTAEIYAVPMREETYGLSETYIGNWLAKRKKRDDVVIATKVAGPFGAPQPNMPPPMQWIRGGQTRLDAKNIKNALDDSLRRLQTDYVDLYQLHWPDRNTNYFGTLNYRHNDEELMTPLKETLSALQAAVQAGKVRYIGLSNETPWGVAECLRLAREAGLPRVVSVQNPYNLLNRTYEIGMAEISAREQCGLLPYSPLAFGVLSGKYLDSQRPSGARLTLFTNYNRYISDVGIAATEDLVALARRHNVDAAQMAIAFTIQQPFVTSSIIGATTLAQLKSNIAAADLTLDDVWMKELNELCEKHCNPCP
- a CDS encoding methyltransferase domain-containing protein — translated: MAKKRTGFFKGAYELVTPQENRLHYDNWAQTYDDDMVTYSYVAPERVAAMLEREIKGGDIIDTGCGAGLSGQALWQHGDYTLDGIDLPTEILTQANEKGACRRLWSANLLARLDIADNTYDGSLSVGVFTIGHIGPAGLAEFFRIVKPGGIIVFTVNELVYEKEEYPTKLKEWEARQKITLLESKKDDYVVELGVGGFHPAMRVIA
- a CDS encoding lactate utilization protein, producing MHDTPIQFHRHIKKALKDDNLRSNLASVRDKFTSHRAASVAAYNVQGDFESLREQGRHIRNESIRDMPQLLQQFEQNAEAAGAVVLWAKDIAGAQRLITAIAKRHEVKIATKSKSMASEEVQLNTALQEAGVEAVETDLGEFIIQLDNDTPSHIIAPVMHKRRDEVAAIFDGKIPCDGDDIDALTRAARVHLRKKFITADMGISGANFLIADTGSALIVTNEGNGRMVTTLPRVRVTLAGIDKIIPRWNDLPAMLNLLTRSATGQHLTNYVSITTGCQREGRDAKNAYIILLDNGRSALRRSDCRDMLRCIRCGACMNHCPVYHTIGGHAYGSVYMGPMGQVLTPSLAGLENTLDLPHAATMCSACAVVCPVKIPLPDLMRRLRARQVDKTLRPFKERFFIKLWAFCARRPRLYALAAVVLCRLLAIAGGSSGWLRRLPLSSNWFNGRDLAAPTGKTFRAMRKDLGL
- a CDS encoding 4Fe-4S dicluster domain-containing protein, which gives rise to MNTINNADNILELPLPPLLAVPLPTNRPRLEIEIGDVVCAGQTIAVSDAGADVLSPVTGIVGVPVIRRLASPIHETALCLPLTTENVRKLPPAVVVLSPDIQVTLKKAGVVGLGGGAFPAWRKYRPQIKQLIINAVESDTHICCDRALLAVHRQTLAVTVARIAYALSVPAAIIALRHDAPDISPVEGVNICRIPTGYALGNERLLVRHLLDTVIPSHETLADHGIMCFNIGTALAIDDALTNSKPMLGRVLTVRRPDGDVINLRVPFGVSIRDVATFANVRTAMAHIGGRDARAAMPADAVIHAKTNIINFCQTAQDTPLPCIRCGDCLPVCPENLSPLHLYADWRDGDFARMEKRQLDACLLCRRCDDVCPSNISLTNAFATAQHHVAVAREKNVQTKQWQTRYERHQQRLDVPRQFAGVNAAARAAQAMNRVAKAKRATATTHK
- a CDS encoding LUD domain-containing protein; this encodes MTAQFKDDRDAVLAELASVVDVVITPVLEVAVVAAPDRESLISQFIAAAEDNAAIVSRAQKKTLPTVVADYLRARQLPPTIVCTDDWINIDWKVAGIDAQYRAPVSEDTCGVSGVKAAAADSGAMLVTGNTPHELTVSLLPPYHIAIVNEAVIVPTTADVLAPLAAAPPHTIALFCGPSRTADIEQTLTIGAHGPVAVHVIIISENI